Below is a window of Tolypothrix bouteillei VB521301 DNA.
TAAGTTATCTAGAAAGAATAATAAGGAGAATGAGGTAGATATAGCAAACAAAAAAGGTGACAGCAATCTCTTTTTAATAAAGATTTAATATTGTAGCTTATTCTTCCTAAAATACGTAAAAGGCGATTAGACCTCGGTAATAAGTAGCTGTGCCAAGTTACTGTTACCAATATTACTCGAACAATTTACAAATATTATATCAAATGGTAGATGCTAAAGAGTACGTATTCTACATATCAGGCGCGGGCTATTTCTTCAGATGGATGATTTTGTAAACAATTTTGTAGTTGAATTCATGGAAGAGTTAAGCAAGGAACTTGATCTGATGAAATAAAATTCCCTGTAAGAATGATTGCTGAAACCTTTTGGTAATTCTACACTTTGTATAAATGGGGCAACACCCTGCTACAGTAACCTAAAAGACAAGTAGGGAAAGCTTTCCACTCATGCTGGAAAAGATTCCCCGTAATTTGAATGCAGAGATAAGTTTGTAGATTTTGAATAAACTTTCAATTGTAATTTATATCACTCTATAGTGGTTTTCTACAACATCCTGTCGGTTCAACTGTGTTAGGTAGCTGTGCGGGCAAGACGTTTGAGACTCAGCTAAAGTACTGAATCTCGTAAATTAAAGAATTAGTAAAGTTATATTAAGTTTCTTAAAAAATCTGATAAGTTGATTTTGCGGGTGAACAAGTAGCCCCAATAAGTTAGGAAGTTTAGCTGACACCCTGTCGATCGCGATAAGTGCCGATTGATACAAAAAACTTGGAGGGCAATGTACTTTAGCAACCATTACGTATGCTATCTGAATCTAATTCCCAGCCGGTGCTAAAACCAGAAGAAGAGTTGCAACTTGCACAAATTCTACTTGATAGAGTTGAAGAAGCAGCATTTTGCATTGATGCAAAGGCAGAAATTCTTTACGTCAATACTGCATTCTGTCAGATGATGGGCTATTCTCGCGAGGAACTGCTCTCAAAGAGATTGGAGAAGATTGATTTGGATTTTGAGATGCAAAAATGGTCGGAGCAATGGTCCGCGCTGAAGCAACAAAGTTCCCTCACCTTTAAATCGCGATATCAGACGAAAGCAGGGCAAGTCTTTTTAGTACAAGTCAAGGTTAACTATGTAGAAAACCAAGGTAGAGAATTAGGTTGTGCAGTTGCTTGCGATCGCAGCCAAGAACTAGTAGAGTTAAGTTTAAGGCAATACGCAAACAAAGCCTTGCAAATGGGGCAACAGTTGCCGCCAGAGGTCATCAAATATCAAAATCTAGAAACAGAACTAGCATATTTGTCTCTAGTTTGTTCTGCCCTAGAATCAACAGCCTGTGGTATACTTGCGTTAAATTTTGAAGGAGAGTTTCTTTGCTTTAATCAAAAATTTATTGAAATGTGGGGCATTCCACCATCAATACATCTTTCTAGAGAATGCCATAAAGCAAAAGTCTTTTTTGAGAGCAAAGTCAAGGATGTAGAATTTTTTCGCACTGTTGTTTGGAACAAGACCAGCGAATCGGAAGAAGAAAGCTGCGATTTGGTAGAACTCAAGGATGGTAGGATATTTGCTCACTATTCCAAACCCCAGCGATTGGGAAATCAGATTGTTGGTAGAGTTTGGAGTATCTCAGATGTTACTGAATCCAAGCGAACAGAGGAAGCGCTCAAGTTAAATGAAAGCCGATTTCGGACTTTGGCAGAAACAACAGAAGCTAGTATTTTTCTAATTCATAACGAACGGTTTTGTTATGTAAATCCTGCTACAGAAATTCTAACTGGCTATTCAAAAAAGGAATTGCTGAATAACTTTAATATTAAAAGACTGATTAAAGGCAAAAAGCTCAGGCAAATATACAAACAGAATGGAGACGCTTGTGGTGAATATCAAGAGATGGAAATTCTAACTAAAAATGGTTCGCAAAGGTGGCTGGCTTGTACTGTAGGATTACTTGATGGAGCGCTTGATTTTTCGAGTCATCAAGTCAAGTTAATAACAGCAATTGATATTACCGACTACAAGCAAGCCGAATCAGAAGTGCGTCAAGCTCTTGAGCAGACAAAACAATTCAGCGAACTCCGAGAACGCTTTGTCTCCATGCTCAGTCATGAATTCCGCACACCTTTGAATGTTATTTCTTTCTCTGCTGATTTACTCAAACGTCATTTTCATCAATGGACAGAAGAGAAAAATCGTTCTTATCTGGATCTTATTCAACTTGCTGTTCAACAAATTAGCGAATTATTAGATGAAATCTTATTATACAGGCAAGCGGAATCAGGAAAGTTGGTGTGTGAGCCAAGATCGATTCACCTAGATAGGTTTTGTGTCGATATAGTTGCACAGATGCAGTTAACGACTGGCAATCAAAAGTCAGTTAACTTTGCGAGCCACGGTAACTGCCAGAACGCCTACTTAGATCCAAAGTTGTTACAGTATATTTTAAATAACTTACTCTCAAATGCTATCAAATATTCATCTCCAGGCAGTACCGTGACTTTTGAACTTCACTGTCAAAGTCAAGAAGCTATTTTTCTAATCAAAGATCCTGGCATTGGTATTCCAGTTGTAGATCGGCAACAAATTTTCGAGCCTTTTTATCGAGGTAGCAATGTTGACAACATACCAGGAACTGGACTGGGTCTTGCGATTGTAAAAACTCTCGTTGACTTACACCTGGGTGAAATTTTTGTAGAAAGTGTTGTTGGAATTGGCACGACTTTCACTGTCAAATTACCAATAACATACCTAAGAGGAGATGGCTACCAGTAGTGCAACGGGACATCTGTAAGTAATAAATGATGCCAATAGCACATTTAGCTCTAAATTAACTTCTCAGTATTTGTGTTTCCCATAACTTGACTTTTGAATTCAGTAATCATTGACTACCAAATTATTGTGGTGATTAAACATGATGCAGGAATCGTCAAAAAAGATTTTAATTATTGAAGATGATGCAATAACTCGCCATATCTTCTTGGACGGTCTTCAATCTGAAGGTTTTGAGACAATTGATGCTGAAAATGGTAATATTGGTATCCAAAAAGCTCAGGAGAACTTACCTGACCTAGTGATTTGCGATATTCTCATGCCAGATATGGATGGCTTTGGTGTTTTAGCTGCATTGCGACAAGATCCAGTGACTGCTATTGTTCCTTTCATCTTTTTAACCGGTAGTGATAGCAAAGCGTCTCTCCGTAAGGGTATGGAATTAGGTGCAGATGATTACATTACCAAGCCGTGTACAGTTCATCAATTACTCAAAGCCATTACTACAAGATTGGAAAAGCAAGCAAAACTAATGCAGTACTGGTATGCTGCATATTACGAGAAGCTTGCACAGCCAGTCGCTGTTACTCATGGTTCACCACAATCTCCTGCATCGATTTTTCCCTTAGTTCCCCAGCTTAAAGAAGTTTTTGAATATATAGAAGCAAATTTCGACCGAGGAATTACTTTGTGTGATGTCGCTGAGGCTGTTGGTTATTCTTCAGC
It encodes the following:
- a CDS encoding response regulator → MMQESSKKILIIEDDAITRHIFLDGLQSEGFETIDAENGNIGIQKAQENLPDLVICDILMPDMDGFGVLAALRQDPVTAIVPFIFLTGSDSKASLRKGMELGADDYITKPCTVHQLLKAITTRLEKQAKLMQYWYAAYYEKLAQPVAVTHGSPQSPASIFPLVPQLKEVFEYIEANFDRGITLCDVAEAVGYSSAYLTNRVAKITGETVNGWIVKRRMAAARSLLQETDQTIEQIASALGYQNACHFSRQFRQHHGTPPQSWRKEYQLSRRCKVEA
- a CDS encoding scytonemin biosynthesis sensor histidine kinase codes for the protein MLSESNSQPVLKPEEELQLAQILLDRVEEAAFCIDAKAEILYVNTAFCQMMGYSREELLSKRLEKIDLDFEMQKWSEQWSALKQQSSLTFKSRYQTKAGQVFLVQVKVNYVENQGRELGCAVACDRSQELVELSLRQYANKALQMGQQLPPEVIKYQNLETELAYLSLVCSALESTACGILALNFEGEFLCFNQKFIEMWGIPPSIHLSRECHKAKVFFESKVKDVEFFRTVVWNKTSESEEESCDLVELKDGRIFAHYSKPQRLGNQIVGRVWSISDVTESKRTEEALKLNESRFRTLAETTEASIFLIHNERFCYVNPATEILTGYSKKELLNNFNIKRLIKGKKLRQIYKQNGDACGEYQEMEILTKNGSQRWLACTVGLLDGALDFSSHQVKLITAIDITDYKQAESEVRQALEQTKQFSELRERFVSMLSHEFRTPLNVISFSADLLKRHFHQWTEEKNRSYLDLIQLAVQQISELLDEILLYRQAESGKLVCEPRSIHLDRFCVDIVAQMQLTTGNQKSVNFASHGNCQNAYLDPKLLQYILNNLLSNAIKYSSPGSTVTFELHCQSQEAIFLIKDPGIGIPVVDRQQIFEPFYRGSNVDNIPGTGLGLAIVKTLVDLHLGEIFVESVVGIGTTFTVKLPITYLRGDGYQ